Part of the Paenibacillus aurantius genome, GGGTAGAGGCCGTACATGCTGACGCCGAGACGCACCATCGAACAGGTCAGCTCGGGCGTGTCGATGGCGGCGGCGCTGTTGCCCGCGTGCAGATGCCGGAAGGCCACTCCCTTCGCGGCAAAGTGGTCCACCACCTGCTTGAACCGGGTGTACTGCTCCCGGGTGTAGGTTTTGTCGGCCTCATCCGCACTGGCATAATGGGTAAAAAGTCCCTCCACCTCCACACCCGGAAGATCGAGCGCCCTGTCGATAAAGGCGACGGCTTCGTGATGGTCCATCAAACCGACCCGGCCCATGCCGGTGTCGAGCTTGATGTGGATTTTGCCCCGGCGCCGGCCTTCCTGCCCCCAGGCATTAACCGCTTCAAGCACCTCTTCGTCATAAACGTTAAGGGTAATGTCATGAGGAAGCGCAAGGGCGACTCCCTGAACCGGGGTATAGCCGAGCACCAGAATAGGGGCGTCAATGCCCGCCCTTCTCAGCTCCAGCGCCTCGTCGAGAAATGCCACCGCCAGGTAGCTCACCCCGCACGCCAGCGCTTCCTTGGCCACCTGGATGGCGCCATGCCCGTAAGCATCGGCCTTGACCACGGCCATCATTTCAATTTCATCGGGTAGCTTCCGCCGAAAGGCATAGAGGTTATGGCGCAGCGCGTCCAAGGAAACCTCCACCCAGGTCGGACGGTAAAAGGAATCCACGTCCATCCACCTTCTTCTGCAAGTAGAGGGGTCCCCGCCTGCCTCACGGCTGACGGGGAACCCCTTGTTATGGTTTGTGTTCAATTGTAAAGCCAAATGGCTAACTATTATGGTAAACGGAAGAGGGGAAGGCTGTCAATGAAGGACCCGTCGGAACGGTCCTTTATTTCATGGAATCGCCTTGGACCGCCTGGGCAATGTTCACCATCTCGTCAAACGGCAGGTCTCCCGAGGACAAGCGGTACTCCATGCCGTCGTACGTCCACGTCAGCGTCTTCTGCTGGTCGCCGGTCAGGAGACCGAGGGTGTAGCCGAGGCTGACCATTTTGCCGGGGAGAGCCGCCACCGCTTTGTCAGCAGGCTTGGATTCGACCAGCGTGTAGTTGTAGGTGCCGCCATAGCGGAGCATGACGGCCGGGTTGCCGCCGAGCGTGATGTCGCTCGAGCCCTTCAGGGCAACGCCCTTCGGCAGGTACCACGGATCGACGGCGGTAACCGTCTTAGCTGCGGCGGATGGAGCTGCCGTACCGGTGGCTTTTGCGTCGGTGCCCGTAGCTTTCGCATCCGTGCCGGTGGCTTTGGCATCCGTGCCCGTTGCCTTGGCGTCGGTGCCCGTTGCTTTCGCGTCAGTACCGGTAGCTTTAGCGTCGGTGCCAGTGGACTTAGCGTCCGTGCCGGTAGCTTTGGCGTCCGTGCCAGTGGCTTTAGCATCGGTACCCGAAGCCTTAGCGTCCGTGCCAGTAGCCTTAGCATCCGTGCCCGTTGCTTTGCTGTCCGTGCCGGCAGCTTTCGCATCGGTGCCGCTGGCTTTCGCGTCCGTACCCGTTGCTTTGGCGTCGGTGCCCGCTGCCTTGCCATCCGTCCCCGCCACAGTCGGCATGGACGACAGCGAGCCGGTCAGGTTCCGCTGCGTGTCGAACGAATCCTTATCGAACGACGCATCGAATTTAAAGGTGTCAAAATCCACCGTCACCATAATGTTCGTGTTGGCATCGAGCACCTCTACGTGCCGGGGGCTGTAGCTTTTGCTGTCCAGCCAAATCTTCTGACGAACCAGCGTAGGATTGCCATAGTTGGCCAGCACATCGAAAACGACATCCTTGCCGTCCGTGGTCATTTTGCGGTCCTTGTCGGCCACAATGCTTTGAACAAGGGAATGATACAGGTAAACCTGTCCCTGGTTATTCGGCCAGTCGCTCTGGAAGCGGAAGCTTTTGTTCAGGTGGGGAGTCAGAACGAAAACCCCCTCATCGTTGCGGAGCACGATCTGCTCAATGTCCTTCTTCTCGTTCGTGAGCGAAATCCGGTAGTAATGAGGATTCTTATACGATACGTCCACCGCGTATTCCTGGGGCTGCTGTCCCGTATACAGCACCATTTTGCCCGACCCCTGATAGCTTTCCAGCTTGCTGACCTTCTGGTCAAGGTCCTTTGACAGCGAGCCCGCATCCTTCTTCCCGCAGCCCGCCAGCGCCAGGGCCAGCACAAGCATCAGGGATGTCATCATCCATGTGATCCGACGCATTCCCATCCATCCTCTCTTTTCGCTTAGGCTTATCCAACTGATAACATGTCTATGAGGGAACTTGGACGATTATGCAGACTAGCCCCGGCTTGGCCGGAAAACGCGGATAAGCCTTATTCTTCCCGCCTGGAAAGGCAGACTTATTAGTAGATCACCCTAAACAAGGGCCCGGTCCGCCATCTTGCCAAAGCCGGAATAAGCCATCCCCCTTCATTAAAGTCACAAAATGAGTTCATGACAAAAAGCCCCGATCCCTCGAGGCGGGGTTCGGGACAAGGAGAAATCTTGGAGGCTCCTAAAGCCTCGTAAACTTATTTAGCTAGTATCCTTAATCCTCCAGCCTCCGAGCGTACTCGGAGGGTTTGTACCCTTTTATCAGCGCGCTGAGAGTGCATCCGGGCTATACGAAGAGCCGTTCCGTTATAGGGAGACGATATTCTCCATCCAGGAAAGGCTTCCCCGCTTATCTGCTTTTTCTAGGAATTCGGCCAAAGCCACAGCCAAACGACCATCAGTATGACGGCCCACATCAGGGCACCGATCACCAGCCCGAGTACCAAGCCTCTTGCCGGACGGAGGCCGTCCTTCTCCTCTTCCTCCCGATCCACCATCGGACTCCCTCCCGGAGATCAACGTTACCATAAGTATCGGCTTTCCTCCTTAAAATAAACAGCGCTCTTTATTAGGAAGCCTTTTTTGCCTATAATGAATGAGCCTGAATGTATACCAACGAACGGAAGCCGATATACTCTCATGTCTATGCTTTTTCGGCCGGTTTAAGCCCGGGCAGCTTGCCCCCTGCTTCCATTCTACTATAAATAAGGAGTGTTCCTTTATGAATCCTTCCGTTTCCGTTATCGGTACTATTTTTGTGGACTGCAAAGGCTTTCCCCATCAAGCCTACCAGGCCAACGGAACCAACCTGGGCCAAATCTCGTTCGTCCACGGCGGCGTCGGCCGGAATGTGGCGGAGAATCTGGCCGACCTGGGGCTCGACACCGCTCTCGTCAGCACCGTGGATACGTCCGGGATAGGAAAGGAAGTCACCGCCCGGCTGCAGCAAAAAGGCGTCCGCACCGCGTACCTCGGCGAGACCGCCAGCGGCGGAATGGGCCTGTGGCTCGCCATTCTCGACGAGAACGGCAACCTGGCGGGCTCCATCTCTCAGATGCCGGAGCTCGAGCATTTTGAGCGGCTGGTGGCCGAGAAGGGCGAGGACATGGTTCGCGCGTCGGACCACATGATCCTCGAAATCGACCTAAACGCTGCCATTTCCCGGGACATACTGACTTTCGCGCGCAAACATGGCAAGCCGGTCTACGGCATTCCCGGCAACCTGTCCGTTATCCTTCCGCATATGGAGATGCTGGATGACCTCCAGTGCTTCATCTGCAATGACGTCGAAGCGGAGAAGCTGCTGCAGACACCCTTCACCGGTCTAGAGCCGGCAGCCTGCCTAGAGCCCCTCCGGGCCTTCGTAGACGCCCGCCCGCTGCGCTCCATGGTCGTGACCTTGGGCGCTAACGGCTCCGTCTACTATGATTCCGCCACCGGGATGTCGGGCCACCAGCCGGTTTTCCCGGTCCGGATGGTCGATTCCAGCGGTGCGGGCGACGCGTTCATCTCCGGCACCGTGACCGGGCTCATCCTCGGCCTGCCGCTGGAGAAAGCCGTGATCGCCGGCACCAAGGTCGCCGGCTGGACGATCGAGTCCCCGGAGAGCAACTGCCCGGATCTTAAGGAGAAGGCGGCGGAGGACGGGTTGTTTGGAGGTTGATGACATGACATGCCCTGAGCCCATGCCCACTCTAGCCTCTAACCTCTCATTCATTTATCCCCTAAAATATTGTAAAATGGATAGGACAGGCAAGGGAGGATGAAAATGAAGGTTAGAAAAGCCATAATACCGGCAGCTGGGTTAGGGACCAGGTTCTTACCTGCGACCAAGGCCATGCCCAAAGAAATGCTGCCAATCGTCGACAAGCCGACCATTCAATACATTGTGGAAGAAGCGGTCAATTCGGGGATTGAAGATATTATTATTGTAACGGGTAAGGGCAAACGGGCCATCGAAGATCATTTTGACAACTATTTCGAACTCGAGCAGAATCTGTTGGCCAAAGGAAAGCTGGATCTTCTGGACGAGGTCCAAAAGTCCGCCAAGGTGGAAATCCATTACATCCGGCAAAAAGAACCCCTCGGTTTAGGACACGCCATCTGGTGCGCACGCAAATTTATCGGCCAGGAGCCATTCGCCGTCCTGCTCGGGGATGATATCGTTCAGGCCGAGAAACCTTGCATCGAGCAAATGATGGAGCTCTACGATGAGCATCAATGCTCTATTATCGGGGTCCAACCGGTCGGAGATGACGAGGTCTCCCGCTACGGCATCGTGGATGCCCAAGCTCTTCAGGAACGACTATACGGAGTTAACCACCTGGTAGAGAAGCCCAAGAAGGAAGAAGCACCATCCAATTTGGCGATTTTGGGAAGATACATTCTGGCTCCGGGTATTTTTGATTACTTGGCGAACCAGGAAAAAGGAACCGGCGGGGAAATCCAGCTTACCGACGCCATTTCCAAGCTTAACCGTAAAGAAAAGGTCCTTGCCTATCATTTTGACGGGACCCGTTATGATGTCGGGGAAAAGATGGGATTCTTGAAAACCACCATCGATTTTGCTTTGGAGCGGGAAGACCTCAAGTATGAACTGTTGAACTATTTGCATAGCGTGATGGAGAAGCAGATGTTGGGAAAATCGTCTTGACGAAAAAAGCTAATTCCGCTCGGAATTAGCTTTTTTAGTACGCATTTTTATTAACAAATCCGTTCCAAATCGTTTTATAAATAATTTTAAGATCGAATAGAAAAGTCCAGTTCTCAATGTAGAAAATATCGTAGGAGATGCGGTCTTCAATCGAAGTGTCGCCGCGGAGGCCATTGCTTTGGGCCCACCCGGTAATGCCGGGGCGGATGTGATGTTTTACCATGTACTTCGGAATTTCTTCTTTGAATTGCTCCACAAAATGCGGCCGCTCAGGGCGAGGACCTACCACGCTCATATGCCCAAACAGGACATTGAAAAATTGCGGCAGCTCATCCAAGCTGGTTTTGCGCAAAAAAGAGCCAAACCTCGTCTTTCTTGGATCGTCTTTAGTTGTCCATCCTAAGTCTACAGTTCCAGGTGGTAAAGTTCTCATAGAACGAAATTTATACATAGAAAAAACTCGTCTATTAAGACCTACTCTTTCCTGCTTAAAGATGACTGGACCCGGTGAAGTAAGTTTAACGCCTATTGCGATCAGGATCAGTAAAGGAGAGACTAAGAGAATGGCTACTGAGGAAAAGACAATGTCAAAGGCTCTCTTCAATATTTTATTGCCATATTCATCTAAAGGGATATCCCGTACATTAATGAGCGGTATCCCAGCAAAATTATCAAAATAAGGTTTCGCTGGAAGGTAGTCAAAATAATCAGGAATTATTAAAACCCTCTGGCCATATTTTTCACAAGTGTTAATTATCGTAGCATATTTTTCATGAGCGTTTAGAGGTAAAGCTACTATCACTTCATCTACGAGATTATTTTTAAGTACCGATTCCAAGTCATCTATGCAACCTAAAAGCGGTTTATCTAATTTATAATTTAACGTGGGAAAATTAAATATGTCATCTAAAAATCCAATCACCTCAAACCCAAGCTTGGGATGATTTTTTAGATTTTCATAAAATCGACTTCCTAATGTACCGGCCCCTAAAATTAAAACAAACTGTCTATTGTACCCTTTCTTCCTAATTGTATGAAGAAATACATTTACGAAATAACGATACAATAAAACAAGTCCAATGTTAAGTACATACAAGATACCTAAAAACTGCCTTGAAATATCAACCTGTTTTAAAGCAAATAGTAGACTTAATAACGCTAATAAACTTAATGACAAAACTTGAATTACCTTATAAATCTCAAAGGTAAAACTTTTTTTCCTTTTTGGAGAATAAAGAGACAACAAGTAACCAAAACCAGCAGAAATTATTATATAGGCGATGATCCAAGGGAAGTAAGTATTAAATTCAGCTGGCCGGTATTCACTCGGGATGATTCCGCTTGAAAACTTGATCCACCAAGAGAGAATAGATGCAATTCCAATCGTAATTATATCGGATAATACGTAGGCTTCAGATAGAAACCTTTCATTCCTCCGAATCATGTAATCACCTTCTAGTTTCTTTAATAAGTAATTTACTAATATTCAAATTTATCGACAATTAAATTCATCCCATTTGGTACTGATAAATTGCCGTATCTCGCTTACAAATCTTTGGGTAGAAAATCGGAGAGCATTCTCACGGCAATCTCTTGGATGAAATAAATTTGAACTCTCCTCAAATTCATTAACAGCCTCAATAAGGGAAGAAACTGACTGTTCCTTAAAAAACAGCCCTGTTGGTTTAGGAGAGTTAGAATCTCTTATAGTTTCTAGTGCTCCTCCTCTCCCATAAGCTATGACAGGTGTCCCACAAGCTTGAGCTTCAACCGGGGTTA contains:
- a CDS encoding undecaprenyl-phosphate glucose phosphotransferase, translating into MIRRNERFLSEAYVLSDIITIGIASILSWWIKFSSGIIPSEYRPAEFNTYFPWIIAYIIISAGFGYLLSLYSPKRKKSFTFEIYKVIQVLSLSLLALLSLLFALKQVDISRQFLGILYVLNIGLVLLYRYFVNVFLHTIRKKGYNRQFVLILGAGTLGSRFYENLKNHPKLGFEVIGFLDDIFNFPTLNYKLDKPLLGCIDDLESVLKNNLVDEVIVALPLNAHEKYATIINTCEKYGQRVLIIPDYFDYLPAKPYFDNFAGIPLINVRDIPLDEYGNKILKRAFDIVFSSVAILLVSPLLILIAIGVKLTSPGPVIFKQERVGLNRRVFSMYKFRSMRTLPPGTVDLGWTTKDDPRKTRFGSFLRKTSLDELPQFFNVLFGHMSVVGPRPERPHFVEQFKEEIPKYMVKHHIRPGITGWAQSNGLRGDTSIEDRISYDIFYIENWTFLFDLKIIYKTIWNGFVNKNAY
- the galU gene encoding UTP--glucose-1-phosphate uridylyltransferase GalU → MKVRKAIIPAAGLGTRFLPATKAMPKEMLPIVDKPTIQYIVEEAVNSGIEDIIIVTGKGKRAIEDHFDNYFELEQNLLAKGKLDLLDEVQKSAKVEIHYIRQKEPLGLGHAIWCARKFIGQEPFAVLLGDDIVQAEKPCIEQMMELYDEHQCSIIGVQPVGDDEVSRYGIVDAQALQERLYGVNHLVEKPKKEEAPSNLAILGRYILAPGIFDYLANQEKGTGGEIQLTDAISKLNRKEKVLAYHFDGTRYDVGEKMGFLKTTIDFALEREDLKYELLNYLHSVMEKQMLGKSS
- a CDS encoding outer membrane lipoprotein carrier protein LolA, whose product is MRRITWMMTSLMLVLALALAGCGKKDAGSLSKDLDQKVSKLESYQGSGKMVLYTGQQPQEYAVDVSYKNPHYYRISLTNEKKDIEQIVLRNDEGVFVLTPHLNKSFRFQSDWPNNQGQVYLYHSLVQSIVADKDRKMTTDGKDVVFDVLANYGNPTLVRQKIWLDSKSYSPRHVEVLDANTNIMVTVDFDTFKFDASFDKDSFDTQRNLTGSLSSMPTVAGTDGKAAGTDAKATGTDAKASGTDAKAAGTDSKATGTDAKATGTDAKASGTDAKATGTDAKATGTDAKSTGTDAKATGTDAKATGTDAKATGTDAKATGTDAKATGTDAKATGTAAPSAAAKTVTAVDPWYLPKGVALKGSSDITLGGNPAVMLRYGGTYNYTLVESKPADKAVAALPGKMVSLGYTLGLLTGDQQKTLTWTYDGMEYRLSSGDLPFDEMVNIAQAVQGDSMK
- a CDS encoding carbohydrate kinase family protein produces the protein MNPSVSVIGTIFVDCKGFPHQAYQANGTNLGQISFVHGGVGRNVAENLADLGLDTALVSTVDTSGIGKEVTARLQQKGVRTAYLGETASGGMGLWLAILDENGNLAGSISQMPELEHFERLVAEKGEDMVRASDHMILEIDLNAAISRDILTFARKHGKPVYGIPGNLSVILPHMEMLDDLQCFICNDVEAEKLLQTPFTGLEPAACLEPLRAFVDARPLRSMVVTLGANGSVYYDSATGMSGHQPVFPVRMVDSSGAGDAFISGTVTGLILGLPLEKAVIAGTKVAGWTIESPESNCPDLKEKAAEDGLFGG
- the alr gene encoding alanine racemase, which translates into the protein MDSFYRPTWVEVSLDALRHNLYAFRRKLPDEIEMMAVVKADAYGHGAIQVAKEALACGVSYLAVAFLDEALELRRAGIDAPILVLGYTPVQGVALALPHDITLNVYDEEVLEAVNAWGQEGRRRGKIHIKLDTGMGRVGLMDHHEAVAFIDRALDLPGVEVEGLFTHYASADEADKTYTREQYTRFKQVVDHFAAKGVAFRHLHAGNSAAAIDTPELTCSMVRLGVSMYGLYPSAEVDSSRIELRPVMSMKTGIVMLKSMPAGVGISYGSTYHTETDGELIATLPVGYADGYSRMLSRKAYALVRGKRVPVVGNICMDQCMIRVSEVPGVRMGDEVVLFGAQGDDSIPVEELADKLGTINYEITCMISHRVPRVYVSEGKIVNTVNLLQHYS